The following nucleotide sequence is from Desulfomonile tiedjei.
ATGATGAAAATCGGATTTCTGGAGATTTTTGTCCCTGATTTTGCTTGGATACGCTTCCTGCCCCAGCACGATATATACCACGAATACACTGTCGATCTTCACACCATGGCGGTCCTGGAGAACATCGACTCTTTCGCCGCGCATGACGGCAGAAAAGAGGATGCGCTCCTTCGTACAATCTTTTCCAGACTTGACAAACCGGAGATCCTCTATCTTGCGGGTCTTTTCCACGATATAGCGAAGGGCAGAGGCCCGGGGCACGAAGTCCACGGTGAAGAAATAGCCCGGCCTCTTCTTGAACGTTTCGGGCTGCCTCCGGAGGACATTGACGAGGTCTGTTTCCTGATACGTAATCATTTGGCCATGACTCATCTCGCGTTCAAAAAAGACCTCCACGACGAAGCTCTGCTGAGTCGATTTTCAGAAAACATCATGCACCGGCGGCGGTTGGATCTACTCATGCTGCTGACTCACGCGGACCTGAGGGCTGTCGGACACACGGCCTCCAATTCGTGGCGAGACATGCTCCTCGAAGAACTCTATTACAGGACCCTCGACATAATAGAAGGCGAAGGGGCCGAAGGTGAGGACCTGGCCGAATGGGTCAGACAAATAAAGGCCGTGGTGAGGGACCTTGTTCCTGCCGAGATGCGTGGCCCCAAGCTGGATGAGTATTTGGAGATGGCCCCATCCCGTTACTTCCTGGATTTCTATCCTGGGGTCATCGCGGAACACTACGGTGACCTCAGATCTTATCTGGCGAGCCACGGGAAAGACGTGTTTGATTGGTCCGATCTGATCGCGCAAAAAACCGATCACCGTAAGCCCGGGTATAGTGCCGTCACCCTTATCGTCAAGGACAAGCGTGGTTTGTTTTTCAGGATCGCAGGCACGCTCTTTGCCAACCGGATCAACATCCTCAGCGCGTGGAGCCATTCCATCGGAGACATCGCGGTCGCCACTTTCCATGTGAACGATATCCCGGAAGGACCTCTCGACGATCCGGAACGCTGGGAACATTTCCGTCAGGACTTCGCGCTGGTTATTCGCGGGGACGCGGATGTGGATGAACTCGTGGCCGCGCGGAGAGCCATCCGCAGATCCTTTACCGCGGCGTCACGACCGCGCTTCCCTCTGAAAGTGGAAATAGACAACGCAGCTTCCGACAGGGCCACCATAGTTGAGGTGTACGCTCACGACAGGCCCGGGCTCCTTTACGACATTACCCGAGGCCTGTCCTCGCTCGGTCTCAACATCATCCTCACCAAGATTACGACCGAGATAGACCAGGCTGCGGATATTTTCTACGTCAAGGACGAGAGCGGTAACAAAATCATAGACTTCGAGCGCCTGGACCAGATCAAGGACAGCCTCTACGATCATCTGGCCGCGATGGAGGAAGAACACTTCGCTAGCCAAAAAGAAATGGCGGTGTAATAGGAAAAGTGGAAATGCGGGGAGAACCTTTTTGTAAAAAGGTTCCTCCCCGCACCCCTCTCCAAAAACTTTCATATCATGTCCGCTGGGCAGATTCCGCCAGTGGCGGAAGCTGCCCAGCGTGCAAGATATGCCGTTTCTTGAACGGGCACGAGAGAAGCTTCCTTACACAACAAGGCTTCCCGGCAATTCCAAAATCACGGACTGACCAGAGTTCGACATGCCTCATTCGCAGACCGAACAAAGCAAGCTTTCTGAGATAGACCTGGCCATCGCCGGGTTTCTCGATCATCTCATCGTCGATCGAGGGCTTGCCGCATTGACCGTGGAGTCCTACGGCTCCGACCTCAAGGGTTTTGCCCGGTTTCTAACCCGGAGACGCGTGGATCAGTTGAATCAAGTCAGCCGAGAGGACTTGCTCGTATTCCTGGCCTTGCTCGATCGGGCCGGACATGCTCCGAGAACCAGAGCACGAAAGATTTCGTGTATCAAGAGCTTCTTCCGCTTTCTTGCCGAGAGGGGCCAGGTGCGGGAAGACCCATCTGAGCAGGTCGATTCACCTCGGTTGCCTAAAAGCATTCCCAAGTACCTCGAACCCAACGAAGTGGAAGCTCTATTGTCCGCTGCTGATTCCTCAACCCTGGAAGGAAGAAGAGACAAGACTATGCTGGAGTTGCTTTATGCAACAGGGTTGAGGGTGTCCGAGCTTGTTGGATTGGAATTGTATTCCGTAGACCTGGAAATGGGATGCGTCACTGTCATGGGAAAGGGCTCGAAGGAAAGGGTCGTCCCTATGGGTATTCCGGCTGTCAAGGCGGTCATGCAGTATCTGGAAGAAGTGCGCCCCCTGATCATAGGCCGAGTGCGTTCCAATGCGCTGTTTGTGACCCGCCGCGGCCGAGGCATGACTCGGCAAGCCTTTTGGAAGATAATAAAAAAAGCGGCTCGTGCCTCCGCGATAGACAAAACCATCTCACCCCACACGCTGCGCCACTCCTTCGCGACTCACCTTGTGCAGAACAACGCCGACCTGAGGGCCGTCCAGATCATGTTGGGGCACTCCGACATTTCAACCACGGAAATCTACACTCACGTCGCACAGACCCGCCTCAAACAACTTCACGCAGCTTATCATCCGCGAGGGTGACCAAGCGCCCCTTACAGAGGCCAAATCCAAATTTGCACTCTCTTGGACCATCTGGTCTAATTTGTTGACGAATTATTTTGTGGAAGTATAATCGGCCAACGTTGGTGGAGGTGGTTTCGTGCTAAATCGGCAGCGAATTTTACTTTACATGTTGAAACAGGCAGGTGGATCACTCTCCAGAATAAAGCTTATGAAATGGGCCTTCCTGCTATCGCAGGAGACTTGTTCTCGCGGAGGACCGGCCTTCTATGCTTTCGTCCCATACAAGTACGGACCGTACTCCTTTCTTTTGCAGCAGGACATCCTGGCCCTGAAAAAGATAGGGCTGGTGGAAGAAATTGATTCCAGAGGATGGGGCCTGCCACCGTCTAATCAGGCCGCCATAGAATTGCCTCGGGAATGCCAGGACGTAGCCAGAATCATCATGAGATATAAGGGATTGACGACAAACGATTTGATCGATACGGTTTACTCCCGATATCCCTGGTTCACAACCAATTGTGAAAACGCCAGCAGACGCGCACGGGTGAAGCAGCATGCAGAGATAGCGGTCTATACGATTGGTTACCAAGGGCTGTCGATTGACGCCTTTCT
It contains:
- the xerD gene encoding site-specific tyrosine recombinase XerD, whose product is MPHSQTEQSKLSEIDLAIAGFLDHLIVDRGLAALTVESYGSDLKGFARFLTRRRVDQLNQVSREDLLVFLALLDRAGHAPRTRARKISCIKSFFRFLAERGQVREDPSEQVDSPRLPKSIPKYLEPNEVEALLSAADSSTLEGRRDKTMLELLYATGLRVSELVGLELYSVDLEMGCVTVMGKGSKERVVPMGIPAVKAVMQYLEEVRPLIIGRVRSNALFVTRRGRGMTRQAFWKIIKKAARASAIDKTISPHTLRHSFATHLVQNNADLRAVQIMLGHSDISTTEIYTHVAQTRLKQLHAAYHPRG
- the glnD gene encoding [protein-PII] uridylyltransferase; amino-acid sequence: MRFIFADHDRAAQIARIKEGVAEYRSQGELDPANFEMHPVFDNLLRQLAEHFLGYWKDRIALVGLGGYGRKEMSPYSDIDILFLRPEDTPEGVYRGIRSILYLLWDARVELGHSVRTVEECRLEADKDLAVLTSLMDTRHVWGNEEIFRDLLIQRERLLQETDPLEFYLRIEGEIRKSSEKFGHTIYLLEPHLKEGPGSLRYIQLIAWLAKILFGCSSLEELPLAEICGERAVAEAIDARSFLAEIRARLHFMVGRRDDRLTFDGQRILAEQMGFKNHTERQGVESFMREYYRHASNMDFFGRRVLARARLFLRPKIASEVKRLRLDEPFYIGAGGINRYRLADFGKDPLEILLAFRQVAETGCELDIRLVDMLRVRLRSMDEKIVTDPEANRMFLGIFRMAGSVAHALNAMMKIGFLEIFVPDFAWIRFLPQHDIYHEYTVDLHTMAVLENIDSFAAHDGRKEDALLRTIFSRLDKPEILYLAGLFHDIAKGRGPGHEVHGEEIARPLLERFGLPPEDIDEVCFLIRNHLAMTHLAFKKDLHDEALLSRFSENIMHRRRLDLLMLLTHADLRAVGHTASNSWRDMLLEELYYRTLDIIEGEGAEGEDLAEWVRQIKAVVRDLVPAEMRGPKLDEYLEMAPSRYFLDFYPGVIAEHYGDLRSYLASHGKDVFDWSDLIAQKTDHRKPGYSAVTLIVKDKRGLFFRIAGTLFANRINILSAWSHSIGDIAVATFHVNDIPEGPLDDPERWEHFRQDFALVIRGDADVDELVAARRAIRRSFTAASRPRFPLKVEIDNAASDRATIVEVYAHDRPGLLYDITRGLSSLGLNIILTKITTEIDQAADIFYVKDESGNKIIDFERLDQIKDSLYDHLAAMEEEHFASQKEMAV
- a CDS encoding DUF488 domain-containing protein gives rise to the protein MLNRQRILLYMLKQAGGSLSRIKLMKWAFLLSQETCSRGGPAFYAFVPYKYGPYSFLLQQDILALKKIGLVEEIDSRGWGLPPSNQAAIELPRECQDVARIIMRYKGLTTNDLIDTVYSRYPWFTTNCENASRRARVKQHAEIAVYTIGYQGLSIDAFLNKLLKCGVTTLADVRNNPSSRNFGFHKSTLSRLCESLGIKYRGFPDLGIPASDRMDLKSPDDYEMVFSRYRSGVLTKRLESLDSLGRLVSEKPTALVCMESDPTLCHRSHLAMLISERTNMPVIHFRSN